The Paludibacter jiangxiensis DNA segment TGAAAAGTATTCAGGTAGCCGGAAAGAAAAGAATGTCTGTTGAAGACTTTTTACGCGGAAATAAGCTTACGGAAGCTTATAAATTTGAATAAGGACGCTAAGCAAAAAAACTGATATTATAAGCTAAGCTCTTCATCTCTTCGGGTGAGAGCTTTAGCTTTTCTTTTGCAAAATTGATGTCGGCTTCCGAATTCAGGGGTACCAAATGTATGTGGGCATGTGGCACATCAAGTCCGATGACAGCAACGCCTACTCTTTTACAGGGAACAGCCTTTTCGATAGCCTTTGCAACTTTCTTGGCAAAAAGAATATAGGCCTGAAGGGTTACATCATCCAGATTGAAGAGGTAATCCTCTTCAATTTTCGGAACCACCAACGTGTGTCCCTTGGCGACGGGATTAATATCAAGGAATGCAAAAAAACGATCGTCTTCTGCCACTTTATAGCACGGTATTTCGCCTGCAATAATACGAGAAAAAATAGTTGCCATAATTGTTAGTTTTATTGACCTGTTCGATTGTTAAATTGAAATATCTACAATCTCAAAAGGAATAATACCTGATGGCACTTTTACCTGAACAGTATCACCAACTTTCTTACCCATCAAACCCTGACCGATTGGTGTGCTAACCGACAACTTACCTTCTTTCAGATTAGCTTCACTTTCAGAAACCAACATGTAAGTCATAACCTGCCCGTTATTTTGATTTTTAATTTTGACTTTATTCAAAATTTGTACACTATCGGTATTCAATGTGCTTTCATCAATTACACGGGCATTGGCCAAAGTGTCTTTCATTTTTGCAATTTTCATTTCAAGCAGACCCTGAGCTTCTTTTGCGGCATCATATTCTGCATTTTCAGACAAGTCGCCTTTGTCGCGGGCTTCGGCAATCTGACGCGAGATAGCTGGCCGTTGTACACTCTCCAATTGATTAATCTCTTCCAATAGCTTTTTGTAACCCTCCTGGGTCATATACGATGTTGCCATGGTAAAACCTGTTTTTATTGTAATTGATTGAAAATAAAAAGAATTCCGACTATTGCCGGAACTCTTTTCTTATTTTGTTATACTAAAATGTTCGTTGAATAATTACGCTACAAAGATACTGATTTTTTCTTTCTGATAATATCGCCTGAAAAAATTAAAATTTTCGGCTAAAGATTTCACTAAAAATAATTCCTCTTTTTATTTCATCGTAATCAGAAAAATCAGGCAAAGAAATTTTTTCCTGCTCTTCGGTATCGTTTAATGTTGTTGATACAACAGGCGCTATTTTTACAACTGTGTCTTTATGTAACTTCTTTTCTTCGTCCAGAAAAGGTTGAGACTTATGTTGAACAGTCTCTTTTTGGTATTCCGGAACGTGAGACAGCACCTGATCTTTATCCATTGTCAGCTCTCTTATTACATCTTCCCAACTTTGTGCAGGAGTAGATGGTGCTGATGGCTCAGATTCCGCTCTCTTAGTTTTCTTCTTGGACAATATACTGCTCAAAACCGCAATAATGACAGCAATAACATAAATGATATTTCCTGAATTATCGGCCATGTTTATCGGTGTTTTGAACTGTAAAGATACACAAATATATAAAAATTCAACGGCTTAAAGAGAAAATTCTTCGCGAATTTTGTCCACGTAATCCAATTTTTCCCAAGTAAACAGTTCTACTTCTTTTTCAATAGTATCAGTGTAACGAGAAGAAAAAGTTTTTTTTACTACCTGCGGTTCGCGACCCATATGTCCGTATGATGCAGTCTCAGAGTAGATAGGATTTCTTAGCTTCAATCGTTGTTCAATTGCTTTCGGACGCAAATCAAACAGCTTTTCCAAACGAAGAGCTATTTCTTCATCTCTCATTTCTACATTGGCTCTTCCATATGTATTTACATATACGCTAAGAGGTTGAGCCACACCAATAGCATAGGAAACCTGGACCAGAATTTCATCGGCAACACCCGCAGCAACCGCATTTTTTGCGATATGACGCGCAGCATATGCTGCAGAACGGTCTACTTTTGAAGGATCTTTTCCAGAGAATGCACCTCCTCCGTGAGCGCCTTTGCCTCCGTAGGTGTCAACAATAATTTTACGCCCTGTCAATCCGGTGTCACCATGCGGGCCGCCGATAACAAATTTGCCGGTCGGATTAACGTGCAAAATATAATTGTCATCGAGCAACTTTTTCCATTCAGGATTCTTTGCCAATACCCTGGGGATAAGAATATTTTTCACATCTTCCTTGATTTTAGCTACCATTTCTTCGTCGGCTTCAGCCTGAGTTTTGCCGTTTCCTGCCAACACAAACTCATCATGTTGAGTGGAAACCACAATGGTGTGAATGCGTTGTGGCACGCCATCTTCTGAATACTCTACAGTAACCTGTGATTTGGCATCAGGACGCAAATAACCAATTTCTTTAGCTTCGCGACGTAAAATAGCCAATTCGATTAATAATTGATGCGACAATTCCAGAGGCAGAGGCATGTAGTTTTCTGTCTCTTTTGTAGCATAACCAAACATCATGCCCTGATCACCGGCACCCTGATTGAGAGGTTCTGCTCGTTCAACACCACGGTTGATATCGTCTGACTGTTCGTGAAGAGCAGAAAAAACACCGCAAGCATCACCGTCAAATTTATATTCGCTCTTTGTATAGCCAATCTTATTGATTACCTGACGGGCTACTTCCTGTACATCAACATAAGCACTCGATTTAACTTCACCTGCTAATACTACCTGACCTGTTGTAACTAAGGTTTCACAGGCTACTTTTGAATTTTCATCGAATGCCAGAAAATTATCCAGAATTGCATCGGAAATCTGGTCGGCAACCTTGTCAGGATGCCCTTCAGAAACTGATTCTGAAGTAAATAAATAATTCGTCGTCTTCATTTAGATAATACTTTATTAAACTAACAATAAAAGCATGAAATCGTTTCACGCCTTGTCATGCTATGAATAAAATTTGGTTGGGATAAAAAGGCAATGCTTAAGTAGCACTGCATTAACGAGAAAGAATCACGTTTTAGCATTTTTTTCCGTGGTTGCAAGCAATCAAATCTATCCACTATTTTGACGATGCAAAGTTACGTCATTTTGTTCTAATTGCAAATAATCTCTGCTGAAAATATTAGCGTTCAATAAAAAAGCCTGCATTTCTAATCGAAACACAGGCCCCTTGTAAATTATTCTACAGAAAATTAATAGCGCAAGCCAATGGTAAAGGCTAAATTGCTATTATGCGTAGTCAATCTTGCCGGAGCTAAATTGATATCGTCATATGGGTAAAAGTCCTGTTTCTGATTACTCA contains these protein-coding regions:
- the greA gene encoding transcription elongation factor GreA, coding for MATSYMTQEGYKKLLEEINQLESVQRPAISRQIAEARDKGDLSENAEYDAAKEAQGLLEMKIAKMKDTLANARVIDESTLNTDSVQILNKVKIKNQNNGQVMTYMLVSESEANLKEGKLSVSTPIGQGLMGKKVGDTVQVKVPSGIIPFEIVDISI
- the metK gene encoding methionine adenosyltransferase; this translates as MKTTNYLFTSESVSEGHPDKVADQISDAILDNFLAFDENSKVACETLVTTGQVVLAGEVKSSAYVDVQEVARQVINKIGYTKSEYKFDGDACGVFSALHEQSDDINRGVERAEPLNQGAGDQGMMFGYATKETENYMPLPLELSHQLLIELAILRREAKEIGYLRPDAKSQVTVEYSEDGVPQRIHTIVVSTQHDEFVLAGNGKTQAEADEEMVAKIKEDVKNILIPRVLAKNPEWKKLLDDNYILHVNPTGKFVIGGPHGDTGLTGRKIIVDTYGGKGAHGGGAFSGKDPSKVDRSAAYAARHIAKNAVAAGVADEILVQVSYAIGVAQPLSVYVNTYGRANVEMRDEEIALRLEKLFDLRPKAIEQRLKLRNPIYSETASYGHMGREPQVVKKTFSSRYTDTIEKEVELFTWEKLDYVDKIREEFSL
- a CDS encoding HIT family protein — protein: MATIFSRIIAGEIPCYKVAEDDRFFAFLDINPVAKGHTLVVPKIEEDYLFNLDDVTLQAYILFAKKVAKAIEKAVPCKRVGVAVIGLDVPHAHIHLVPLNSEADINFAKEKLKLSPEEMKSLAYNISFFA